The following proteins are co-located in the Abditibacteriaceae bacterium genome:
- a CDS encoding SDR family NAD(P)-dependent oxidoreductase, giving the protein MKTVLILGATSGLARALATEWARRRYALILAARDAEELETIAADLRVRFGANVQTLAFDAINYRTHPAFWKRALAAANGEIHGLCLCFGTMFGQEESAADWQLSKQTIDGNYSGAVSILNIAADYHETRTSNKRGWICVVSSVAGDRGRQSNYIYGSAKGAVSIYAQGLRQRLAASGTSVTTIKPGPLDTSMTWGLDKLPLLASPEKVAKEIVRAVRRRADIVYTPAPWKIIMTLLCLVPEKIWKRAKL; this is encoded by the coding sequence ATGAAAACAGTTTTGATTCTGGGCGCAACATCGGGCCTTGCGCGCGCGCTTGCAACCGAGTGGGCGCGCCGCCGCTATGCTCTTATTCTTGCCGCGCGCGATGCCGAAGAACTCGAAACCATCGCTGCCGATTTGCGCGTGCGCTTTGGGGCGAATGTGCAAACGCTGGCGTTCGATGCGATCAATTATCGCACGCATCCGGCGTTCTGGAAGCGGGCTCTGGCAGCGGCCAATGGCGAGATTCATGGCCTGTGCTTGTGCTTTGGAACGATGTTTGGGCAGGAAGAATCTGCTGCCGACTGGCAACTGAGCAAGCAAACGATTGATGGCAATTATTCGGGCGCCGTCTCGATTCTAAACATCGCCGCCGATTATCATGAAACCCGAACTTCAAATAAGCGCGGCTGGATTTGTGTTGTTTCCTCGGTCGCTGGAGATCGCGGGCGACAAAGCAATTACATTTACGGTTCGGCTAAAGGCGCAGTCTCGATTTACGCGCAGGGCTTACGTCAACGTTTGGCGGCGAGCGGCACAAGCGTCACAACCATCAAACCGGGCCCACTTGATACCAGCATGACGTGGGGGCTGGATAAATTGCCGCTCTTGGCTTCGCCGGAAAAGGTGGCAAAAGAAATCGTGCGTGCGGTGCGGCGACGCGCTGACATCGTTTACACGCCCGCGCCATGGAAAATCATTATGACGCTGCTCTGTCTGGTGCCGGAAAAAATCTGGAAGCGGGCAAAGCTGTAG
- a CDS encoding FAD-binding oxidoreductase produces the protein MKSATKSFAGWGRYPTEECRAWRPDKARDVREIAAEYDVLARGLGRAYGDAALNPHGLVLTEKLNRFLSFEDGILECEGGASFADIIETFGPRGWFLPVTPGTKFVSVGGAIACDVHGKNHHRDGTIAHFLEEFDLLVASGELLHCSRTENAEAFWATIGGMGLTGIITRARLRLFSVESSAISAKFDRTQNLQETLEAFDADGGFQYSVAWLDLLASGDNLGRGVLIRGNHATQEEAKPLRVKSKKQKPVPIDFPDWALNPLSVRAFNTAYYATHPSGDKLVSWDEFFYPLDGVAGWNKIYGARGFVQYQCALPHESSRSGLRTLLEKLAESSRPSFLAVLKTFGESDDAPLSFPIAGHTLALDLPMNESTVEFARELDDIVLDCGGRVYLAKDTTLLPENLPKMYARLDEWRETKAKLDPNNKFQSSLSRRLKI, from the coding sequence ATGAAAAGCGCGACAAAATCGTTTGCCGGTTGGGGACGTTATCCGACGGAAGAGTGCCGCGCGTGGCGGCCCGATAAAGCGCGTGATGTGCGCGAAATCGCCGCAGAATACGATGTTCTCGCGCGCGGTCTGGGGCGTGCTTATGGCGACGCTGCCCTCAATCCGCATGGGCTGGTTTTGACCGAAAAACTCAATCGCTTTCTATCTTTTGAAGACGGCATCTTGGAATGTGAAGGCGGCGCGAGTTTCGCCGACATCATCGAAACTTTCGGGCCGCGCGGCTGGTTTTTGCCGGTGACGCCCGGAACGAAATTCGTCTCGGTCGGCGGCGCGATTGCGTGCGATGTGCATGGTAAAAATCATCATCGCGATGGCACGATTGCGCATTTTCTCGAAGAGTTCGATTTGCTGGTGGCGTCGGGCGAACTGCTCCACTGCTCGCGAACCGAAAACGCCGAAGCGTTTTGGGCAACCATCGGTGGAATGGGTCTGACCGGAATTATCACCCGCGCGCGCCTGCGTTTGTTTTCCGTCGAAAGTTCCGCGATTAGCGCCAAATTCGACCGTACTCAGAATTTGCAGGAAACGCTGGAAGCTTTCGACGCCGATGGTGGTTTTCAATATTCGGTCGCGTGGCTCGATCTGCTGGCGTCGGGCGACAACCTCGGACGCGGCGTTCTGATTCGCGGCAACCATGCCACGCAAGAGGAAGCGAAACCTCTGCGCGTGAAGAGCAAGAAACAAAAGCCGGTACCGATCGATTTTCCCGATTGGGCGCTCAATCCGCTGTCGGTGCGCGCGTTTAACACCGCGTACTACGCAACGCACCCGAGCGGTGACAAACTCGTGTCATGGGACGAGTTCTTTTATCCACTCGACGGTGTCGCCGGTTGGAACAAGATTTACGGTGCGCGCGGCTTCGTTCAATATCAATGCGCGTTGCCGCATGAATCGTCGCGCTCCGGTTTGCGTACTCTGTTGGAAAAACTAGCGGAGTCGAGTCGGCCTTCGTTTCTCGCGGTTCTCAAAACCTTTGGCGAAAGCGATGATGCACCGCTTTCGTTCCCGATTGCAGGACACACGCTCGCGCTCGATTTGCCAATGAACGAGAGTACGGTCGAATTCGCGCGCGAACTGGATGACATTGTTCTCGATTGCGGCGGTCGCGTGTATCTGGCGAAAGATACGACGCTCTTGCCAGAAAATCTACCAAAAATGTACGCGCGACTCGACGAATGGCGAGAAACCAAAGCGAAGCTCGACCCGAACAACAAATTTCAATCGTCGCTGTCGCGGCGTCTCAAAATATGA